The proteins below are encoded in one region of Cololabis saira isolate AMF1-May2022 chromosome 21, fColSai1.1, whole genome shotgun sequence:
- the epor gene encoding erythropoietin receptor: MICDHLSLLLVLYLVLRAMGATPVVPGALAFQKKVSILLKEEPQNPKCFGEGKNEFTCFWAEDEERAGSVDQYSFTYKYQNENSSTCPLEVVPAAGGKRLFVCHLPRVQMFVKMDIQVHKEGMLILNRSLLLELVFLLNPPANVTVSSTGQQGQLNVSWVPPPLKYLDDSMIYEVIYAPADSQVGQVEMGQACSELILRGLQSGTNYRVQVRVKLDGIAYNGYWSVWSDPVFMETLQADIDPLIVSLTFIISFILVLLCLFILLSHHRFILKKVWPTIPTPDSKFIDLFTVYDGDFQEWLGQTSGGLWLTPAFIYSEECPCPLEVLSELSLCPPLPLPPLPPKASQVLTAVKNEEKDVKAGLVERAPLDRGDAGLADEWGATPHNHWLMDRLRALQQHPVPCSQSSLLESQDTYVTLTANNHCEDDHLDESLEETSPLEVLFASRKRALCESHSDLGSVPQSSGSGRLSSQSSFEYPNHVWTSKGPEYTYMAVADSGVSIDYSPMSRVDDIGKVVVYANDYKNQIPAQRRFCQVGQYPIHDDG; the protein is encoded by the exons ATGATATGTGATCACCTGAGCCTATTGTTGGTACTTTACCTGGTGCTGCGCGCCATGGGAGCGACTCCAGTCGTTCCAGGCGCCCTGGCTTTCCAAAAGAAAG TGTCCATCCTCCTGAAAGAGGAACCACAAAACCCCAAGTGCTTTGGCGAAGGAAAGAATGAGTTCACGTGTTTCTGGGCGGAAGATGAGGAGCGGGCTGGTTCTGTGGATCAATACTCCTTCACATACAAGTATCA AAATGAAAACAGCAGCACGTGCCCGCTGGAGGTCGTGCCCGCAGCAGGCGGGAAAAGGCTGTTCGTCTGCCATCTGCCCCGGGTTCAGATGTTCGTCAAGATGGACATCCAGGTTCATAAAGAGGGAATGTTGATCCTCAATCGCAGCCTTCTGCTCGAGCTTGTTT TTCTTCTGAACCCTCCAGCGAACGTGACAGTGAGCTCGACGGGTCAGCAAGGCCAGCTGAACGTAAGCTGGGTGCCGCCTCCTCTCAAGTACCTGGATGACAGCATGATATATGAAGTTATCTACGCTCCCGCGGACAGCCAGGTTGGGCAG GTGGAGATGGGGCAAGCATGCTCCGAGTTGATTCTGCGAGGCCTTCAGTCCGGCACAAACTACAGGGTACAAGTCCGCGTGAAGTTGGATGGGATCGCTTACAATGGCTATTGGAGTGTTTGGAGTGACCCGGTGTTCATGGAAACTCTGCAAGCAG ATATTGACCCACTCATCGTGTCCCTGACTTTCATAATCTCCTTCATTCTTGTCCTGCTGTGTCTTTTTATTCTCCTATCTCATCACAG gtTCATTTTGAAGAAGGTCTGGCCGACCATTCCAACTCCTGACAGCAAATTCATAGATCTCTTTACCGTCTATGACGGGGACTTCCAG GAGTGGCTAGGGCAGACCAGTGGAGGCTTGTGGCTGACGCCGGCTTTCATCTACTCCGAAGAATGCCCCTGTCCCCTGGAAGTACTCTCTGAACTCAGCCTTTGCCCCCCTCTTCCCTTGCCACCACTTCCACCCAAGGCTTCTCAAGTTTTGACCGCTGTCAAAAATGAGGAGAAGGATGTGAAGGCAGGACTGGTTGAGAGAGCGCCGTTGGACAGAGGGGATGCAGGCTTGGCGGACGAGTGGGGAGCCACACCACACAACCATTGGTTGATGGATCGCCTACGAGCGCTGCAGCAGCATCCGGTCCCCTGCTCGCAGTCGTCTTTACTGGAGTCTCAAGACACCTACGTTACCCTCACCGCCAACAACCACTGTGAGGACGACCACCTGGACGAAAGCCTTGAGGAAACCTCGCCCCTGGAGGTTCTTTTCGCTTCCAGAAAGAGAGCACTGTGCGAATCTCACTCCGACCTCGGGTCTGTGCCCCAAAGCTCTGGGTCAGGTCGTCTGTCATCCCAGTCCAGCTTTGAGTACCCAAACCACGTTTGGACGTCCAAAGGTCCTGAGTACACCTACATGGCAGTGGCAGACTCTGGCGTCTCAATAGATTACAGCCCCATGAGCAGAGTCGATGACATAGGCAAAGTGGTTGTCTACGCTAATGACTACAAAAATCAGATCCCTGCCCAAAGGAGATTCTGCCAAGTGGGGCAGTACCCCATCCATGACGACGGCTGA